The genomic segment agagaaccccccctccccccccaccaccaccaccctaACGCTAATGTTAGTAGGCAGACTGGGAGAAGGCAGGGGCCAGAAGGGGCCAGCGggggccagcagggggcaggtGTGTGGGGACTCTCCTACCATGGGGTTGGCGCTCAGTCTAGTGTATCCCGAGTTCATCTCCTTTACCTCAGGCACCAGGGGCTGGAGCAGGgagtaggaggaggagggggcggcGCTGGGGGGGGGGACGTGCTTGTTGCTGGAGGAGCTCCTCATGCTCTGCTGGCTGCTCTGAGAGGACACGGAGCTGGGCCGGCCCTGCTGGGACACACAGCAACATCTCAGCGGGGGTCCTGCTCAGGAACATGCAGACGGTCTGGCCGTCCCCTACCTGGTGAGGATCCGCCACCGGCTGGCTGGCCCCCGGCCCGCCCTGGGACATGGCTGCCACACAGTGGGAAGGGagcgcctcctgctggctgTGTGCTCCGTGCGGCGGCTGCATCATGGAGTTAGTGCTGTTGTTCTGATGCTGCTGGCGGCGCGGAGTGGCAGAGAAATTGGAGCGGCGATTGCCAGTCTGGATTGAAGACCagcaaagaaacagaagagagcagaagttttaTAAACCTCCGTCGCTCCCAGTCAGCACAGAGTTCATGCAGGCAGGTCACAGTGAGAGTTCAGGGGAAGTGAATGATGAAGGTGATTGTTCTGTCACTCAGATTCTTTTACTCTCCCGTTTCTTTCCCTCCTGCGTATCAGACTGGTCTCCTGGCAGGGCCCTGATTATCTTAACCCACTGATATGAGATGGTGTTGtcaaaatgcacacacacacaaacagagccacacacacagacacttaCTAACTCTGCAGTTCAACCTCAGGCTTTAACAAAAACCGCAATGGAGTTGAGAGTTGGGAAGCTTTGGATTCAGGTTCTGCTAGTGATGCAGTCAttggtgacctttgaccctcccAGCCCAGAGCTGGACACCCCTGAGCTAAGGTCAccttcatttctattttttgtaacCATAGCAACTGCCTAGAACGGTCATTCCTGCCACACTGATGAGGTTGGGATGGAGGCTGACATCATGAAGCTCACTCCTCCAGTATATGCCtgatctattgattattttactaatcgattattctgatgattaatccgATAACAATTGGTgctttctgcacattttctatttaatcactTAAGATCATTTTATATAATACtagaaacaaatcaaaagaaaaggaataaaatcagaacataaacattttattgcctaaaatttAATcacattcctttagtgaacgaCTGATCATCTGTAGCAAAGGaagaatctgcagctaaaaatccTTCTGACATCAACATGAGAAAAGTTCGGTGCTTTCTGCTGGACTGACCTGAGACTGATTTattggattaactgattaataattggatatcAAGAGATGCTTAATAGGAGATTTGTTCAAGCAGAGTGTGAACCAGGTGAAGTTAAAACAGACCCTTGAGTTTTACGTAGAATAAATTTGCAaagatttttaatgtaaaatgcaaaatgtacatattttttgcacagttcTGGCTTCATTActgctctgtgttgtttttccagCAAAGGGCGTTTTTGTGAGCCTGTATcttccagttaatgattaatcgacatagtaatcaattaatcaatcaaaattttattatgttttaattcattACTTGTTTGATGTGGAGCTTCCAGCCGTCCTGCTCATGATGCTGGACGGACAGATTCTCATCGCATTTCCAGCAGTTTAAGTTTCAgcattatttctgttgttttacaaaagtctaaactttgttttaagtaaaagtatacaacataaaaaaaatatcttcagctGTATAATAATTCGGACAGTTAGGGATGATTAACTAGTGACTATCTCTTTATGTGGATTAATTTtcactaaataaatgttatcaGATTAAAGTTGTTTATTATTTGGACTGAGATTATACTAATgcaaaacacaatgtttttatttacaaacatcTTGACCTGAAAATGCACAGAATGGTTTATACAGCCCTGGTTATtgcaccaaatattgatttctgaactcttcctgagttcaaACAtcaatgttgttgtttctaaactgttttctttgtattatttgaaatctgaaagctctgcatcttcTGACgttatttttgatcatttctcattgtctgcaaataaattctacgtttttgcttggaatttcagagacatgttgtcagtagttcatagaataaaagaacaatgttcattttactcaaacatataattATAAAGAGTGAAACCAGAGAACTGATCATTTTGCAGAGGTCTCTTCGTTTTTGTACAGCACCAAATCATCAGCTGAGAAAGAAAAGTCTAaatgtttattgatcttttatttaatatgcagttttattttcacttccaAAGCAGCAGCTTAGATAAACATCATGTGTGAGATTTTTATGACATCACATCCTGTTGGTCCTGCCTGTTTGGGCCTCAGGCAGCTTTGTTCTAAGCTTAGCTTAGCATCCTTGGCTTAAGGTGAAAGAGGCGTGAAGCCAACAGAGCAGGAAAGACAGAGTCCCATCACACggtgaataaaatgtttgttgaactCCAGTAAATGCCGGCCTTCCCTCACAGCTCCAAGTCAatctgctgacctctgacctctaacCTCTCACACATGCTCAGTCACGCTCACACCAACCTGGTTTTTGGCCGCGGCGCTGCAGCGGTGCTGGGCCAGGTCCAGCATGGTTCTGTAGCTCTTAAAGCAGGACGGGCAGTTGAACCGGTTCTTATGAACcaaccccacacacacacagacacacacacacacacatacaaacaaacaaaaacacacacacagaagttTGGATTACTACACTTGTGCAGAAGATCTGCTGAGCTGTTGTCCAGTCTGTCAGTGAGTTCTAAAGCTGTCCCTGAACTGAGCCTGCTCTAACTCAGTCAGTGGGCCGGCAGCAGGAGGCTGCTGGAACTACAGCTGGGAGGCACAGAGTCCAGGAGAAACACACCATGTTAGGTCCATACACACATGTAAAAAGAGAATCCTACTGCTACATGTTTCTGGCACTCAGATACATCAACATCCATACAGGCAGGTTTTCCTACTGCTGCTTTTCTCATCCAAAATGAGGATCTAAGCATTTTCATTGGACTCATCAtcatatttcagtaattcaaataaaaacactcgTATCACATGGATCCATTACAGGGAGCGTGATCGATTTCATCCTCTCCCAAGAATTGTCCacaattttcttcctttcactaaactttccattaatgttACTGGAACCTTTTACCTTTAGTGGCTGCTCTTCTGGTGGACGGTTACTGTCTGCTGGACGACTAACAGGTCAGCAGTCTTCCCATAATTAAATAAGCCATGAAATGAGCATGGCCAAATGAATTGGACTGAAATTCAATACAGTGTTTTTGTAGCCATAGCAACCACTTAAAGATCTTCTACCTCCCTCACCGTGCTGCACCCACAACGTTCGAATCAAACCAACATTATgtattaaaaatctcttttattGCTCTGATGTAATCATCTCATTCTCTgacaaaatcaaatttgaatCTCATTTTCTGTAAGCTAGAAACCTTCATATCAACAGAAAGTGTGAACCAgtatagttttacattttatttatatttggtgTACATTACTTTTCTCTTATTTGTGcttgtagaaaacattttgctatATTTCTATGTTACTTTGATATTTCTTATCTCTTGGGCTGGCGTTCTTGCAGACAGCAAAGTACATTATTCATTCtacaacatttttactgacCACAAATCACTGTGTGGAATCAATCGAAATAATATATGTTTCAGTGCCTGAGCCAGATCACCAAAATAAAGTCACTTAACTATTTTCTCACTGAGCTGCTCCTACAGTAGGCTGCTAGAGAGACTTTGACTCAAATCACCCTAGTTTACAAATCTTCCCTTCACAGTGAGAGAATCCCAGAGAGCATCACATGCTTAACCAGGCTACGACTTCAACTTCTACACTAATTTACTCTGGTCTGGAATTTGGAGAGAAAATCATATGTTCAGGTTTTGATTTGCAATTaggtcattttttccccctctgcaattaaataattcagttcatttcaggAATCCtttggttttatatttacattctCAACCAGGAtcttaaaatgacagaaaattctACGCAGCCGAATCTTCAAGATCTTTATGCAGAGAAACAGTCTGGAGGCTTTTTCCAGACTTGTTGAGCttaaaaagctgaaacattatattcttgaaaaacattttggatttccAATTAATTACTGGGTGAaagtagaagttttttttagaaaaggcTAATGGTAATTCCCAACAAAATGAACTCCATGTGATTTCTAAAGTCCATGTTTATAAATCCTCCTCTACACACAATTTCTTAAAGAATGAATTAATCTTGTAAGaattttcaaaaggtatttcagtgaatgaataaataagggAAACAGCTGACTAACAGCTGTTAGATCACAGCAGGTTTTCCTGCACTAGCATGTTTTCAACTGATTCTCTGCTAAGCCTGACGTCAGCACCGTTGCTCAACCCCCGGCCCGCCGCAGCGCAGCGGCCCAACGGCGTACCTGGTTGGAGGCAGCGGCGCTGCAGCGATGCTGGGCCAGCTCCAGCATGGTGCGGTAGCTCTTGCAGCAGGACGGACAGTCGAAGCGGTTGGGCCCGTCGTCGTGTATCCTCTGGTGGTTCCGCAGGTATCGCGCCAGCCGGAACGCCTTCCCACAGAGGTCGCACATGTAGCGTTTCTGACCGTGGATTCGCATGTGGTTGCGTAGCGACATGTAGTTGGTGTAGGGCTTGCTGCAGAAGTCGCACCTGAGGAGAAGCAGACAACATgtcagagcaaaacaaaactcagcATGTGGATAGAGGTGAACAGATCCACTTTCTTCACTTCCAATACCGATATCTGATgtttagtatcggccgataccgatACCAATCTGATAGCAAACAACAGCTGAATTGGCttaaaacgtttattttttcaaacacacaTATAGGCtatgttcacactgcaggcTTTATGCTCTATTCTGATTTTCTGTGAAATCCACATTTCTTTGCATGGTCATTCACATTTCTAAATATATGCAACTTTGAAGTAAACAGCAATCAACCTGAAAGTGTCCTGTAAGCACAGCAGAGGGCGCAGTAACCTTACAGGTAGCAAGCATGCTCAGTGTTTGTGGAAGTGAACGTGGATGCTAATGGTGGAGCGCATTGTGATTTTGAAACACATCAACAACTTCATCCTTATTATCATCCACCATaatcagttgttgtttttctgggttTCAGGATGCAGGATAGTGAGGTGTGTTGAGTGTCAGGTCGGATGAATGCGACCTGGCCGTACAGACACAGGTCACACTGGAAGAGATCAGAACtgtatcacataaaaatccGACCTGTGTGGTCCAGACTGTCAAGACAAGATCAGATTCAGGTCGCATaagagcaacaaaaaatgtaGCTCACTTCAGGTTGCAGTGTGAATGTAaccataaatgtactgaattagaAATGcatgataactctgcaccagtacagctcACCGAAACAcaccaaacatggaaaaacaactttcatttgttcagcCGGTGCAATTAGAAGTAGAACAGccaatggaaataaataagaaataaactgacaaaaacaaagggTTGACTACGTTGGTCAAACGTagaataaactgcaacaaactttctttcaaatgtttcagaaagtgcaattaagAATCCTAAATGCAATCTGACTTTATGGATCACTGTGTCACCgataatctaaattatttttcaatatagatcaatacaaatattaatatctAGATACTGAGAGAGAGTTCTCACTTGAAGTCTCCAGTCTTGTGGGTGAGTTTGTGGTTGAGAAGAGAGCTGGCGTGTTTGTAGGCGCAGTTACACAGGTCGCAGACGTACGGCCTCTCGTCTGACTCCATGTCGTCTGACGCCGTCGTACTAGG from the Gambusia affinis linkage group LG19, SWU_Gaff_1.0, whole genome shotgun sequence genome contains:
- the LOC122821282 gene encoding zinc finger protein 646-like isoform X1, whose product is MYARTNTGSTHGDFQDRNGVNYVSSTESFGHCSQLFWKKDPNDSGPSSTISWCDQLPPSSAALSSSSLSSASLSSSSLSMESRAPAPPPPPPSTTASDDMESDERPYVCDLCNCAYKHASSLLNHKLTHKTGDFKCDFCSKPYTNYMSLRNHMRIHGQKRYMCDLCGKAFRLARYLRNHQRIHDDGPNRFDCPSCCKSYRTMLELAQHRCSAAASNQNRFNCPSCFKSYRTMLDLAQHRCSAAAKNQTGNRRSNFSATPRRQQHQNNSTNSMMQPPHGAHSQQEALPSHCVAAMSQGGPGASQPVADPHQGRPSSVSSQSSQQSMRSSSSNKHVPPPSAAPSSSYSLLQPLVPEVKEMNSGYTRLSANPMKHQDTFSLAPQRPLPTINPIGHSLHPNGAPSLKPPPVPRTIQAMPWEQRSLYNQ
- the LOC122821282 gene encoding zinc finger protein 646-like isoform X3, whose protein sequence is MYARTNTGSTHGDFQDRNGVNYVSSTESFGHCSQLFWKKDPNDSGPSSTISWCDQLPPSSAALSSSSLSSASLSSSSLSMESRAPAPPPPPPSTTASDDMESDERPYVCDLCNCAYKHASSLLNHKLTHKTGDFKCDFCSKPYTNYMSLRNHMRIHGQKRYMCDLCGKAFRLARYLRNHQRIHDDGPNRFDCPSCCKSYRTMLELAQHRCSAAASNQTGNRRSNFSATPRRQQHQNNSTNSMMQPPHGAHSQQEALPSHCVAAMSQGGPGASQPVADPHQGRPSSVSSQSSQQSMRSSSSNKHVPPPSAAPSSSYSLLQPLVPEVKEMNSGYTRLSANPMKHQDTFSLAPQRPLPTINPIGHSLHPNGAPSLKPPPVPRTIQAMPWEQRSLYNQ
- the LOC122821282 gene encoding zinc finger protein 646-like isoform X2 — translated: MYARTNTGSTHGDFQDRNGVNYVSSTESFGHCSQLFWKKDPNDSGPSSTISWCDQLPPSSAALSSSSLSSASLSSSSLSMESRAPAPPPPPPSTTASDDMESDERPYVCDLCNCAYKHASSLLNHKLTHKTGDFKCDFCSKPYTNYMSLRNHMRIHGQKRYMCDLCGKAFRLARYLRNHQRIHDDGPNRFDCPSCCKSYRTMLELAQHRCSAAASNQNRFNCPSCFKSYRTMLDLAQHRCSAAAKNQTGNRRSNFSATPRRQQHQNNSTNSMMQPPHGAHSQQEALPSHCVAAMSQGGPGASQPVADPHQGRPSSVSSQSSQQSMRSSSSNKHVPPPSAAPSSSYSLLQPLVPEKHQDTFSLAPQRPLPTINPIGHSLHPNGAPSLKPPPVPRTIQAMPWEQRSLYNQ